Proteins encoded by one window of Myripristis murdjan chromosome 1, fMyrMur1.1, whole genome shotgun sequence:
- the cacng3a gene encoding voltage-dependent calcium channel gamma-3 subunit, translating to MRLCKRGAMMLMTTAGAFCAFSLMTIAVGTDYWLYSRGMCRSKSLSDNETIRKNEEVLTHSGLWRTCCTEGTFRGVCKDIDHFPEDADYEQDAAEYLLRAVRASSLFPILSVGLLFLGGVCVAASEFYKSRYNVILSAGILFVSAGLSNIIGIIVYISANSGDPSQTDNKKSYSYGWSFYFGALSFVLAEMVGVLAVHVFIEKHRQLRTHGRPSLVKPPVSRGSSYYRNRYYQNRGRRYSYRSNHSGGDSTAHSFRAASLPDREPLACANSKLTAMPSLPTSMSVGPEFMLYTLASPLKDGKINMAVNNISPAAAHNHTDMLPGNCAANRRTTPV from the exons ATGAGGCTGTGCAAACGGGGAGCGATGATGCTGATGACCACGGCGGGGGCTTTCTGCGCCTTCAGCCTCATGACCATCGCCGTCGGGACGGACTACTGGTTGTACTCCCGCGGGATGTGCCGGTCCAAGAGCCTGAGCGACAACGAGACCATCCGCAAGAACGAGGAGGTCCTGACCCACTCCGGCCTGTGGAGGACCTGCTGCACAGAGG GAACATTCCGTGGTGTGTGTAAAGACATCGATCATTTTCCTGAGGATGCTGACTATGAGCAGGATGCTGCAGAGTATTTACTAC gaGCAGTGCGTGCATCCAGTCTTTTCCCCATCCTCAGCGTGGGCTTATTGTTTctaggaggtgtgtgtgtcgctgcCAGTGAGTTCTACAAGTCACGATACAATGTCATTCTCAGCGCGGGTATACTCTTTGTCTCAGCAG GTCTCAGTAACATCATTGGCATCATCGTGTACATATCGGCAAACTCGGGTGACCCCAGCCAGACCGACAACAAGAAGAGCTACTCCTACGGCTGGTCCTTCTATTTCGGAGCTCTGTCTTTCGTGCTGGCTGAGATGGTCGGCGTGCTGGCGGTGCATGTGTTCATAGAAAAGCACAGGCAGCTGCGCACCCACGGCCGGCCCTCGCTCGTGAAGCCGCCCGTCTCCCGTGGCTCATCCTACTACCGCAACCGCTACTACCAGAACCGAGGCCGTCGATACAGCTACAGGAGCAACCACAGTGGCGGTGACTCGACCGCACACTCCTTTAGAGCTGCTTCGCTGCCAGACCGTGAGCCGCTCGCCTGTGCCAACTCCAAGCTCACCGCCATGCCAAGTCTGCCAACATCCATGTCAGTGGGCCCGGAGTTTATGCTGTACACCTTGGCCTCGCCTCTCAAGGACGGTAAGATCAACATGGCCGTGAACAACATAAGTCCTGCAGCGGCTCACAACCACACAGACATGTTGCCAGGTAACTGTGCCGCCAACAGAAGGACCACACCTGTCTGA
- the LOC115367665 gene encoding E3 ubiquitin-protein ligase RBBP6-like: MSCVHYKFSSKLDYNTVTFDGLHITLSELKRQIMARERLKATDCDLQITNAQTREEYTDDEAHIPKHSSVIVRRTPIGGVKPAGRTFIVDRSDTAVVGSSRPVCKHTTLSCPPLTSIFLPLSLA; encoded by the exons ATGTCGTGTGTTCACTATAAATTTTCTTCCAAACTGGACTACAACACAGTTACTTTCGATGGGCTGCATATCACGCTCAGCGAGCTTAAAAGGCAGATTATGGCTCGGGAGCGTCTCAAGGCCACAGACTGCGACCTGCAGATCACCAATGCGCAGACTCGGGAAG AGTACACTGATGATGAAGCCCACATCCCTAAACATTCCTCTGTGATAGTCCGACGCACTCCGATTGGCGGAGTGAAACCTGCTGGCAGGACGTTCATTGT AGATCGTTCTGACACAGCTGTGGTGGGATCTTCTAGACCCgtatgtaaacacacaacactctcttgtcctcctctcacctctatctttctccccctctctctggctTAA